TTCCCCGTCCGAAATCTGCCCGGATGCCCGGCGTCAGTCTGGCGGGATATTCTCCGGGCTCCAGCTCCAGCCGCGTCAGCCGTCCCCAGGGGAGCCTCATCTCTCTTCCGTCTATCTCCAGGATAGCCTCGCCCTTCAGCCGGGGGCAGCGCCCCACCGGACTGATGACGTGGCCCAGCCTGACGATACAGTCTTTTTCAAACACCTGAGCCGCCGCTTCGGGATTTACCGAAGACAGGACTCCCAGGTGAGGTATCATGAATATGGAGTCCACCGCCAGCATGGTGATCCCCCTGGGACCAAAGGCGTCTATGAGCATCCGCGCCGCCTGCTCTCTCTGCGGCGCGTGGCTCAGCACTCCTCCGCTGCCTATGATCAGATCCACCGCCGGCATCTGCACCAGAGTCTCTCCGGTCTCCTTCTGGTCCACTATCTCCCCCATCTGCCTCACGGTCTGCACTCCCACCAGCGAGCGGGCCAGGCTCTTGTGGTGCTCCAAGCTCATCCGCAGGGCCTCTATGGCCGCCGCCTGCTCTATCTTCAGGTCCTCCCGGGTCATGGGTATGATGGTAGGCCTGATCATCTTGTTGCGGAGCACGTTGCGCAGGGCCTCGTCGGATATGTCAAAATCCAGATGGCGCTTGATGTTCTCCGTCCCCGCTTCGTAGAGCACGTTGCCCATGGAATAGCTCATGCCCAGATTGGCGCTCACGGTACGGGTATAGGCTCCGCCCATGACCGAAAACACGTCGGTGGTGGCGCCGCCTATATCCACCGCCAGCAGGTTCTGCCCCGTGTCGGCAGAGTAGCGCCTCACCATCTTGCCAAAGGCGTTGGGAGTGGATTCTATGTCCGCCGACACCCAGCCGCTGAGCTTTCCGTAGCCGGGGGCCTGCTGCATGACGTGCTCCAGAAACAGCTCGTGGATGGCGTTCCTGGCTCCGTCCAGATTTTCCCGGTCCAGAGAGGGGCGTATGTTGTCCACCACCTTCAGGGACACAGTATCTCCCAGTATGGAGGCCACTTCTTCCCGGGCTTCCCTGTTGCCCGCATATATGACCGGCAGCTTCAGGTCCTGCCCCAGGCGGGGCTTGGGGTCCGCCGCCATGATCATCTCGGCCAGGTCCAGCAGGTGCCTCTTGGTGCCTCCGTCCGTGCCGCCGCTCATCAGTATCATATCCGGCCGGCTCCGGCGGAACCTCTGTATCTTTTCAAAGCTCTTCTTGCCGTCATCCACGGAGATGGTGTCGATGATGATGGCTCCGGCCCCCAGAGAAGCTCTCCGGGCGCTTTCGGCGCTCATGCTGCTCACCACTCCGGCAGCGATCATCTGGAGACCGCCTCCCGCAGACGAGGTGGACAGATACACGTCGGCCCCGGCGCCGTCCTTCTCCGGCACTATGAGCCTGCCGCCGTCCAGCAGCTTGCGTCCGCTGGCCGCCTCCAGCTCGGCCACGGCGTTCAGCACGCCTATGGTCACGTCGTCAAAGGGGCTTTCCACCGTGGTAGGCGCCTCGGCTCTGGCAAAGAGCC
This genomic window from Abditibacteriota bacterium contains:
- a CDS encoding glutamate mutase L, which encodes MKANEAGYGDNMNSALITDCGSTTTKALLIMRVEGEWRLFARAEAPTTVESPFDDVTIGVLNAVAELEAASGRKLLDGGRLIVPEKDGAGADVYLSTSSAGGGLQMIAAGVVSSMSAESARRASLGAGAIIIDTISVDDGKKSFEKIQRFRRSRPDMILMSGGTDGGTKRHLLDLAEMIMAADPKPRLGQDLKLPVIYAGNREAREEVASILGDTVSLKVVDNIRPSLDRENLDGARNAIHELFLEHVMQQAPGYGKLSGWVSADIESTPNAFGKMVRRYSADTGQNLLAVDIGGATTDVFSVMGGAYTRTVSANLGMSYSMGNVLYEAGTENIKRHLDFDISDEALRNVLRNKMIRPTIIPMTREDLKIEQAAAIEALRMSLEHHKSLARSLVGVQTVRQMGEIVDQKETGETLVQMPAVDLIIGSGGVLSHAPQREQAARMLIDAFGPRGITMLAVDSIFMIPHLGVLSSVNPEAAAQVFEKDCIVRLGHVISPVGRCPRLKGEAILEIDGREMRLPWGRLTRLELEPGEYPARLTPGIRADFGRGKGKAVDFTLTAGVCGAFADLRGL